A single genomic interval of Flavihumibacter rivuli harbors:
- a CDS encoding DUF445 domain-containing protein produces the protein MNYWLFLIPLISAFIGWFTNWIAIKMLFHPREPKRILGITIQGIFPKRQAQFAEKLGKLVSDELLSFKDIAHKISNPENLDQLLPFIDAHIDRFLKEKLKESMPMISMFIGEKTINQLKSVFLEELRDLFPTLMEQYMTRLQDQLDLEKIVVEKVKGFSSDKLEDILQNIMAREFRFVEIIGGVLGFLIGLVQIAITYLTA, from the coding sequence ATGAACTATTGGCTTTTCCTGATCCCCCTGATCTCTGCATTTATTGGCTGGTTCACCAATTGGATCGCTATCAAGATGCTTTTCCACCCGAGGGAGCCAAAACGTATCCTGGGAATCACCATACAGGGGATATTTCCAAAAAGGCAGGCACAGTTCGCTGAAAAACTCGGCAAACTGGTAAGCGATGAATTGCTCTCTTTCAAGGATATCGCCCACAAGATCTCCAACCCGGAGAACCTGGACCAACTCCTCCCCTTTATTGATGCCCATATCGACCGGTTCCTGAAAGAAAAACTAAAGGAGTCCATGCCCATGATCAGTATGTTCATTGGGGAGAAGACCATCAACCAGCTGAAGTCTGTCTTTCTTGAAGAGCTCCGCGATTTGTTCCCGACGCTGATGGAACAGTATATGACAAGGCTCCAGGACCAACTAGACCTGGAAAAGATCGTGGTGGAGAAGGTGAAAGGCTTTTCCAGTGACAAACTGGAAGATATCCTCCAGAATATCATGGCCCGGGAATTCCGCTTCGTAGAGATCATTGGTGGTGTACTGGGCTTCCTGATCGGGCTGGTCCAGATCGCCATTACCTATTTAACCGCCTGA
- a CDS encoding outer membrane beta-barrel family protein: MLKNLLLALFVLMNTSLIAQMPAGVSGRAGAMGGGNMNIGRFYGKIVDGKTNKGIEAASVQLIQSKFDTLTKKRKDTIVAGMLTDKRGEFAFESLAIAASYKLKVTAIGFKAIEQKVAFEMKMGGGDMSRALAGVDKDLGNIAMEADAQVLEGVTVTANKPLYSASIDRKVFNVEKNLNSAGGTAVDVMKNVPSVQVDLDGNVTLRNASPQIFVDGRPTTLTLEQIPADAIASIEVITNPSAKYDASGGTSGILNIVLKKNKKVGYSGNLRAGIDMRARPNLGGDFNVRQGKVNLFANANYGMRKSISNGETERTSLFDNPNTFLKQYDESVSKGFFSFGRLGADYFIDNRNTLSGSINLVRGEFKPYTTSDIFVDTLASSGTATSNSIRNSNTVGSFRNLGTTLGFKHNFAKPGKELTADLNFNQSKNENNNKIVNDIYPKLGSDEGYRQFIQLLNGAGTNKFFTVQTDFVNPLSENAKIEMGLRAQFRSVDSRNDIFQQLPNGTIVPIPQLSSKYENTDNVYAAYTSFSNKYKKLGYQLGLRIESSEYEGTVYSTKTDGKDSIQTFSNNFPISLFPSAFFTYDLGNQQDLQLSYTRRVNRPNFFQLFPFTDYSDSLNLSRGNPNLIPEFTSSFELGYQKITEKNNSFLATYYLKYTENLITRVQQKENNPVTGDEVLVNTYTNANSSIVTGLELTSKFAVKKWWDLTGNLNLFTSKINIDDPSVTEQDNIYSYFIKLNNTFKLPKNFTVQLSGEYTSKTILPPGGSGGGGGRFGGGGMMWGGPGNTAQGYVRPNYFVDLSVRYEFLKNRAASITLSWSDIFRTRISDQHSESQFFIQDSRRRRDPQFFRLQFAWRFGKFDTSIFKRKNIRGEMQNMQNMNEGVQF; encoded by the coding sequence ATGCTTAAGAACCTTTTACTAGCCTTATTCGTGCTGATGAACACCAGCCTGATTGCCCAGATGCCTGCCGGGGTTTCCGGAAGGGCCGGTGCGATGGGTGGTGGCAACATGAACATCGGCCGATTCTACGGAAAGATCGTTGACGGAAAGACCAACAAGGGCATTGAAGCTGCCTCCGTACAATTGATCCAAAGCAAGTTCGACACTCTTACCAAGAAGAGGAAGGATACCATTGTTGCCGGTATGCTCACCGATAAAAGGGGTGAATTTGCCTTCGAAAGCCTTGCCATTGCAGCCTCCTACAAACTAAAAGTTACCGCCATTGGTTTTAAGGCCATTGAACAAAAAGTGGCTTTTGAGATGAAGATGGGCGGCGGTGATATGTCCAGGGCACTGGCCGGTGTAGACAAGGACCTCGGTAATATTGCCATGGAAGCAGACGCACAGGTATTGGAAGGGGTAACCGTAACGGCCAACAAGCCCTTGTATAGTGCCAGTATCGACAGGAAAGTGTTCAATGTTGAAAAGAACCTTAACTCTGCCGGTGGAACCGCTGTGGATGTCATGAAAAATGTGCCTTCCGTGCAGGTAGACCTCGATGGTAATGTAACCCTCAGGAATGCCAGCCCGCAGATATTTGTGGATGGCCGTCCTACTACCCTGACCCTCGAACAAATCCCTGCCGATGCGATCGCTTCCATTGAAGTGATCACCAACCCTTCTGCCAAGTATGATGCATCCGGTGGTACCTCAGGCATCCTGAACATCGTATTAAAGAAGAATAAGAAAGTTGGCTATAGCGGAAACCTTCGTGCAGGCATTGATATGCGCGCCAGGCCAAACCTGGGTGGTGATTTTAACGTCCGCCAGGGCAAGGTGAACCTCTTTGCGAATGCCAACTACGGTATGCGTAAATCCATCTCAAATGGAGAAACAGAACGTACTTCCCTGTTCGATAATCCCAATACCTTCCTCAAACAATATGACGAAAGTGTGAGCAAGGGCTTTTTCTCCTTTGGAAGGCTTGGGGCGGATTATTTCATTGACAACCGCAATACCCTGTCAGGATCCATCAACCTGGTAAGGGGTGAATTCAAGCCCTATACCACCAGTGATATCTTCGTTGATACCCTTGCCAGCTCGGGTACAGCTACCTCTAACAGTATCAGGAACTCCAACACCGTTGGTAGTTTCCGTAACCTGGGAACCACCCTTGGCTTCAAACACAACTTTGCCAAACCGGGTAAGGAACTGACTGCTGACCTGAACTTCAACCAAAGCAAGAACGAGAACAACAACAAGATCGTTAACGATATTTATCCGAAATTGGGTTCTGATGAGGGTTACCGCCAGTTTATCCAGTTGTTGAACGGTGCGGGCACCAACAAGTTCTTCACGGTTCAAACCGATTTCGTTAACCCCTTGTCTGAGAATGCCAAGATCGAAATGGGTCTGCGCGCCCAGTTCCGTTCTGTTGACAGCCGCAACGATATCTTCCAGCAACTTCCCAACGGCACAATTGTTCCCATCCCACAATTGTCTTCCAAGTATGAGAATACCGATAATGTTTATGCGGCTTATACCAGTTTTTCCAATAAGTACAAGAAGTTGGGTTACCAGTTGGGGCTGCGTATAGAGAGTTCGGAATATGAAGGCACGGTGTATTCAACCAAAACAGATGGTAAGGACAGCATCCAAACCTTCAGCAATAATTTCCCAATCAGTCTCTTCCCCAGTGCGTTCTTTACCTATGACCTGGGTAACCAGCAGGATCTCCAGCTGAGCTATACCCGAAGGGTGAACCGGCCCAACTTCTTCCAGCTTTTCCCCTTCACAGATTACTCTGACTCACTAAACCTGAGCCGTGGTAATCCTAACCTGATCCCTGAGTTCACCAGCTCATTTGAATTGGGTTACCAGAAGATCACGGAAAAGAACAACAGTTTCCTGGCTACCTATTACCTCAAATACACGGAGAACCTGATCACCAGGGTTCAACAAAAGGAAAACAATCCGGTTACAGGAGACGAAGTACTGGTGAATACTTATACCAATGCCAACAGTAGTATTGTTACAGGCCTGGAACTAACCAGTAAGTTCGCAGTGAAAAAGTGGTGGGACCTGACCGGTAACCTGAACCTGTTCACGTCAAAGATCAATATTGATGATCCCAGTGTAACCGAACAGGATAATATTTACAGCTACTTCATCAAACTGAACAATACTTTCAAATTACCCAAGAACTTCACGGTTCAATTGAGTGGTGAATATACGTCCAAGACCATCCTCCCTCCCGGCGGAAGCGGTGGTGGTGGTGGCCGTTTTGGTGGTGGTGGTATGATGTGGGGTGGTCCCGGAAATACTGCACAAGGTTATGTACGCCCGAACTATTTCGTGGACCTGTCTGTTCGCTATGAGTTCCTCAAGAACAGGGCCGCTTCCATTACCCTGAGTTGGAGCGATATCTTCCGCACCCGTATCAGCGACCAGCATTCCGAATCCCAGTTCTTTATCCAGGATTCAAGGAGGAGAAGGGATCCGCAATTCTTCAGGCTTCAGTTTGCCTGGAGGTTTGGTAAGTTCGACACTTCCATCTTCAAGCGCAAGAACATCAGGGGCGAAATGCAGAACATGCAGAACATGAACGAAGGTGTTCAATTCTAA
- a CDS encoding LysE family translocator — MIALFKIFGAGMLISFLGSLPLGTLNISAMQIAVQENTRRALAFAAGVALVEIIYVRLSLKGVDWIMSNQRIFYILEWVTVVLFLVLGISSIRAAMAAPGERMNILLDNKMNRFFLGLSMSAVNPVQIPFWFLWSSYLFSIHLLQSTTLAFNVYTLGIGIGTVTGLLLFIYGGKWLVRRMNAGQKFLNILVGIVFLLSAGIQCYRVVTKPQMEIRSAR; from the coding sequence ATGATCGCTTTATTCAAGATATTCGGTGCAGGAATGCTGATCAGCTTCCTGGGGAGCCTTCCCCTGGGGACACTGAATATCTCTGCCATGCAGATCGCTGTCCAGGAGAACACGAGGAGGGCATTGGCCTTCGCGGCAGGGGTAGCCCTGGTGGAGATCATTTATGTGCGTCTTTCGCTCAAAGGTGTGGACTGGATCATGTCCAACCAGCGGATCTTTTATATACTGGAATGGGTGACAGTGGTCCTTTTCCTGGTCCTGGGTATCAGCAGCATCCGGGCAGCTATGGCAGCACCGGGAGAACGCATGAATATCCTGCTGGATAACAAGATGAACCGTTTTTTCCTGGGATTAAGCATGAGTGCCGTCAACCCTGTACAGATCCCTTTCTGGTTCCTTTGGAGCAGTTACCTTTTCAGTATCCACCTATTGCAATCTACAACCCTGGCTTTTAATGTCTATACCTTGGGTATTGGGATTGGCACGGTGACAGGCTTGTTGCTATTCATTTATGGTGGCAAATGGCTGGTGAGGAGAATGAATGCAGGACAAAAATTCCTGAATATACTGGTGGGGATTGTTTTTCTGTTATCTGCGGGGATCCAGTGTTACAGGGTTGTCACCAAACCACAAATGGAAATACGGTCTGCCAGATGA
- a CDS encoding NRDE family protein: MCTVTYLPFRDKVFLTSNRDEKKIRGIAIPPTSYEVNGVKLVYPRDPDAHGTWVAMHEAGHLAVLLNGGLVKHEPVYPYRRSRGMIFLDVVANEDMFGAYQRIDLHNIEPFTLILLQEGLLREHRWDGKKKHITELDPWLPQIWSSVTLYDQEVIDRRRAWFNEWLGNNPMPDAYAIQYFHQFGGNGDLYNGLRMNRNGEMLTVSITCMEKTEQSIRMIYHDLQENKKYQAGLEYSNVPELPS, encoded by the coding sequence ATGTGCACAGTAACCTATTTACCGTTCAGGGATAAGGTCTTCCTCACTTCCAACAGGGATGAGAAAAAGATCAGGGGGATAGCTATTCCTCCCACTTCTTATGAAGTGAATGGGGTAAAACTGGTATATCCTCGTGACCCGGATGCCCATGGGACCTGGGTTGCCATGCATGAAGCCGGACACCTGGCTGTATTATTGAACGGGGGATTGGTAAAGCATGAACCAGTTTATCCATACAGAAGGAGCAGGGGCATGATCTTCCTGGATGTAGTAGCCAATGAAGATATGTTCGGTGCCTACCAGCGTATCGATCTCCACAATATTGAACCCTTTACCCTTATCCTTTTACAGGAAGGCCTGTTAAGGGAACATCGTTGGGATGGAAAGAAGAAGCATATCACAGAACTGGATCCGTGGCTTCCCCAAATCTGGTCATCAGTTACGCTATATGACCAGGAGGTGATCGACAGGCGTAGGGCCTGGTTCAATGAGTGGCTGGGCAATAATCCCATGCCTGATGCCTATGCCATCCAGTATTTTCACCAATTCGGGGGCAATGGGGATCTGTACAACGGCCTCCGGATGAACCGGAATGGGGAAATGCTTACTGTCAGCATTACCTGCATGGAAAAAACGGAACAGTCAATAAGGATGATCTATCACGATCTGCAGGAGAACAAGAAATACCAGGCCGGACTGGAATACTCAAATGTTCCGGAATTACCCTCATGA
- a CDS encoding YceI family protein, whose protein sequence is MTFARNCVLVALLCGMASMALAQEFNLVENRSRVAFSIRNFGFTVDGSIKGLSGKAVFDPSRPEHSVFNAMIEPSTINTGNTMRDGHLRKAEYFDVDQFPKIILRSSTIQAGSKEGTFIFAGLLTIKGVSKPIRFPFFARKQAGGWLFEGGFDLNRRDFGVGGKSLSMADKVTVQLSVFAEE, encoded by the coding sequence ATGACTTTTGCCCGGAATTGTGTACTGGTAGCGCTCCTTTGTGGCATGGCAAGTATGGCCCTGGCACAGGAATTCAATTTGGTGGAGAACCGGTCCAGGGTTGCCTTCAGCATCCGGAATTTTGGGTTTACAGTGGATGGCAGTATAAAGGGGCTATCTGGCAAGGCTGTCTTTGATCCCAGCAGGCCGGAGCATTCTGTTTTCAATGCGATGATCGAACCTTCCACTATCAATACAGGCAATACCATGCGGGATGGCCATTTGCGGAAGGCTGAATATTTTGATGTTGACCAATTCCCGAAAATTATCCTCCGTTCCTCCACCATTCAGGCTGGATCAAAGGAAGGAACCTTTATTTTCGCAGGCCTGCTGACCATTAAGGGGGTAAGTAAGCCGATTCGCTTTCCATTCTTTGCAAGAAAACAGGCGGGTGGCTGGCTGTTCGAAGGCGGTTTTGACTTGAATCGGCGCGATTTTGGTGTTGGAGGAAAGAGCCTAAGCATGGCCGATAAAGTGACGGTCCAGCTAAGTGTTTTTGCTGAGGAATAA
- a CDS encoding DoxX family protein gives MNKLQFKMVNWSARIIAALILFQTLFFKFTAHPQSVKLFSLLGVEPWGRIGLGILELIAGVLILVPGTMIWGALMVAGLMLGAVVAHLTRLGIFFDGDPWLFIYALIALICAFIVLIMDREKLYRLLQHLRLFVKNKARQLPQ, from the coding sequence ATGAATAAGCTCCAATTTAAAATGGTAAACTGGTCGGCAAGGATTATTGCAGCCCTGATCCTTTTCCAGACCTTATTCTTTAAGTTTACTGCCCACCCGCAATCGGTTAAACTGTTTTCCCTGTTAGGGGTAGAACCATGGGGTAGGATTGGGCTAGGGATACTTGAGTTGATTGCCGGGGTTTTGATATTGGTGCCTGGTACTATGATTTGGGGAGCATTGATGGTTGCGGGGCTAATGTTAGGTGCGGTGGTTGCCCATCTTACCAGGCTGGGTATTTTCTTTGACGGGGATCCCTGGTTGTTCATATATGCATTGATTGCCCTTATTTGCGCATTTATAGTATTGATCATGGATAGGGAAAAACTGTACCGGTTACTCCAACATCTCAGGTTGTTTGTAAAAAATAAGGCCAGGCAATTGCCACAATAA
- a CDS encoding YHS domain-containing (seleno)protein, whose protein sequence is MKHILLLFALFMVVLEETDAQPVSPQLLNLHDGIALDGYDAVAYQQQNRAVKGDGSIKLSYNGATYYFSSTGNLELFRKSPQQYLPAYGGWCAYAMGKSGDKVPVDPETFKIINGKLYLFYNKFFNNTLVSWNKDESRLKAQAERNWTSIINKKSKL, encoded by the coding sequence ATGAAGCATATATTACTTCTTTTCGCTTTATTCATGGTGGTATTGGAAGAAACAGACGCCCAGCCTGTTTCCCCTCAATTGTTGAACCTCCACGATGGCATTGCCCTGGATGGTTATGATGCTGTTGCCTATCAACAACAAAACAGGGCAGTAAAGGGAGATGGGTCCATAAAACTCTCTTATAATGGGGCTACCTATTATTTTTCCTCAACAGGCAATTTGGAATTATTCAGGAAATCCCCGCAACAATACCTTCCTGCCTACGGGGGATGGTGTGCTTATGCAATGGGAAAATCCGGGGATAAGGTGCCAGTAGACCCGGAGACTTTCAAGATCATCAATGGAAAATTGTACCTTTTTTACAATAAGTTTTTCAATAATACACTGGTGAGTTGGAATAAGGATGAATCCCGTTTAAAAGCCCAGGCTGAACGCAATTGGACTTCGATAATCAACAAGAAAAGTAAGTTATGA
- a CDS encoding Crp/Fnr family transcriptional regulator, with the protein MTVDQHLLLIRNYDLWSHISDEEYEELNIIHRFVEARKDEYLYFDSHFHNKLYFLKQGCIKLGYIDDSGKEVVKEIIYKGEVFGQITLERTNLNGEFARAYKSDVSLCAFNIHDFEKLLEKKPNIALRFSKQVGHQLKQVENRLLNLLRRDVPSRLANFLLMMPIKSPGGENELVIEHFLTHEDMAQLIGSSRQTVTTLLNDWATMQWIRIEKGLIHVYNVKELQKLANVS; encoded by the coding sequence ATGACGGTTGATCAACATCTGCTATTGATCCGGAATTATGATCTCTGGTCCCATATCAGTGATGAGGAATATGAAGAGTTGAACATTATCCATCGCTTTGTTGAGGCCAGGAAGGATGAGTATTTGTACTTTGATTCCCATTTCCATAATAAATTGTATTTCCTGAAACAAGGCTGTATTAAGCTTGGGTATATTGATGATTCCGGCAAGGAAGTGGTGAAGGAGATCATCTATAAGGGTGAAGTGTTTGGACAGATTACCCTTGAAAGGACCAACCTGAATGGCGAGTTCGCACGAGCCTATAAATCTGATGTAAGTTTATGTGCCTTTAATATCCACGACTTTGAAAAGTTGTTGGAAAAGAAACCCAATATTGCTTTGCGTTTTTCCAAACAGGTCGGACATCAGCTGAAGCAGGTTGAGAACAGGCTTTTGAACCTGTTACGCAGGGATGTCCCTTCCCGCCTGGCTAATTTCCTTTTGATGATGCCAATAAAATCACCAGGAGGGGAAAATGAATTGGTTATAGAACATTTCCTGACCCACGAGGATATGGCACAACTGATCGGGTCCTCCCGCCAAACTGTAACGACCCTATTAAATGATTGGGCCACCATGCAATGGATCAGAATAGAAAAGGGGCTCATCCATGTTTATAACGTTAAGGAGCTGCAAAAACTGGCAAATGTCAGCTAG
- a CDS encoding (Fe-S)-binding protein, with amino-acid sequence MQVPTMAELMASGETPEVLFWVGCAGSFDQRAQKITKAFAHILNTVGVKFAILGKEEMCTGDPVRRAGNEFMFQMMAYQNIQILNGYGIKKIVTTCPHCFNTLKNEYPELGGTYEVIHHATYLQQLIDEGRIKLKDGGSFKGRKITFHDSCYLGRANNIYEAPRKVLEALDAELVEMKRCRANGLCCGAGGAQMFKEEEKGSTRVNWERTNEALETGASVVASACPFCNTMMTDGIKTKEKEDSVQVLDIAEMIAANL; translated from the coding sequence ATGCAGGTACCTACTATGGCTGAACTGATGGCAAGCGGCGAGACCCCTGAAGTACTGTTCTGGGTGGGCTGCGCCGGCAGTTTCGATCAACGTGCCCAAAAAATAACGAAAGCATTTGCCCATATCCTGAATACAGTTGGCGTAAAGTTTGCCATCCTGGGAAAAGAAGAGATGTGTACGGGCGATCCCGTACGCAGGGCAGGGAATGAATTCATGTTCCAAATGATGGCCTACCAGAATATCCAGATCCTGAATGGCTACGGTATCAAGAAGATCGTGACCACCTGTCCCCACTGCTTCAATACCCTTAAGAACGAATACCCTGAATTGGGAGGGACTTATGAAGTTATCCACCACGCCACTTACCTGCAGCAGCTCATTGATGAGGGCCGCATCAAACTCAAGGATGGCGGCAGTTTCAAGGGAAGGAAGATCACCTTCCACGATAGCTGTTACCTGGGAAGGGCCAATAATATTTATGAAGCACCCCGCAAGGTACTGGAAGCCCTGGATGCAGAACTGGTAGAGATGAAGCGCTGCAGGGCCAATGGCCTTTGCTGTGGTGCGGGTGGTGCCCAGATGTTCAAGGAGGAAGAAAAAGGAAGCACCCGTGTGAACTGGGAAAGAACCAATGAGGCCCTGGAAACAGGCGCCAGTGTGGTTGCTTCGGCCTGTCCTTTCTGCAATACCATGATGACCGATGGCATCAAGACCAAAGAGAAGGAAGACAGTGTACAGGTGCTCGATATTGCTGAAATGATCGCCGCGAATCTTTGA
- a CDS encoding calcium:proton antiporter, with product MIKHFAIPILAWIIFFLNQSFHSPVLLVLAVLALLAAVMDAVHHAEIISQRVGEPYGALVLALSVTIIEVSIIISLMFEGGQYQAGLARDTVFSAVMIILNGLVGLSVLVGGWKHRDQVFSLQGVRSALTVLVAISVLTFILPNFTQSIPGPFYNGQQLLFVAIITLVLYGAFLFVQNIKHRDDFVSGNANQEIHERPDKRTAIRSLVLLPVNLLVVVLLAESLAPELEKFIDEVGAPRELAGVIIATVILLPEGIAAVKAARNNQLQQSLNLSIGSALATTGLTIPAVAFVSLFTGLPLSLGISPELMVLFILSLFVLVMSLSTGRTTILQGVVLVVIFLTYLQLMLVP from the coding sequence ATGATCAAGCATTTTGCCATCCCGATACTGGCCTGGATCATTTTTTTCCTGAATCAAAGTTTCCATTCTCCGGTACTGCTTGTTCTCGCAGTATTGGCATTGCTTGCTGCTGTAATGGATGCGGTCCATCATGCGGAGATCATTTCGCAAAGGGTAGGGGAGCCTTATGGTGCTTTGGTGCTGGCTTTGTCGGTGACCATCATTGAAGTGTCCATCATTATTTCCCTGATGTTCGAAGGTGGTCAATACCAGGCCGGATTGGCCAGGGATACCGTTTTCTCCGCTGTCATGATCATTTTAAATGGATTGGTGGGTTTGTCTGTTTTGGTTGGGGGCTGGAAACACCGCGACCAGGTCTTTTCCTTGCAAGGGGTGCGGTCTGCGCTCACGGTATTGGTCGCTATTTCTGTGCTTACCTTTATCCTTCCCAATTTCACGCAATCCATTCCCGGACCTTTTTACAACGGGCAACAATTGTTGTTTGTAGCCATCATAACCCTGGTATTGTATGGAGCTTTCCTTTTTGTCCAGAATATCAAGCACCGCGATGATTTCGTAAGTGGTAATGCAAACCAGGAAATTCATGAACGTCCCGATAAGCGCACTGCGATCAGGAGCCTGGTCTTATTGCCTGTTAACCTGCTGGTAGTGGTCTTGCTGGCGGAGTCACTGGCACCTGAGTTGGAGAAATTCATTGATGAAGTAGGCGCCCCGAGGGAGCTTGCCGGTGTGATCATTGCAACGGTAATATTATTACCGGAAGGCATCGCTGCAGTCAAGGCTGCACGAAACAATCAATTGCAGCAGAGCCTCAACCTCTCTATTGGGTCGGCACTTGCAACAACGGGCCTGACGATCCCTGCCGTTGCCTTTGTTTCCCTGTTTACCGGACTTCCATTGTCTTTGGGCATATCACCAGAATTGATGGTCCTGTTCATCCTCTCCCTTTTTGTATTGGTGATGTCATTGAGTACAGGCAGGACCACCATACTTCAGGGTGTGGTACTTGTCGTGATCTTCTTAACCTATTTGCAGTTGATGCTGGTCCCCTAA
- a CDS encoding MarR family winged helix-turn-helix transcriptional regulator, whose amino-acid sequence MEHIWQRYLAEGGIPDATAFGVWLIREQPGLGKENKQASASFETNEQGYPAGYEGMGLSVRSAIMLGRLERFVHQLSKPQMKAAGMSEDEFIVLATLLYLPKATKTQLLKQCLIEIPTGSELLKRMKRDGLVLEKKNPDDARSSYITISAKGRQQLVKAFQHLSEVEDALAALQPSEQQTLFRLLDKLDQYHSRRHQILQVSELMQGKGE is encoded by the coding sequence ATGGAGCACATATGGCAGCGTTACCTGGCCGAAGGGGGTATCCCTGATGCCACGGCCTTTGGCGTTTGGCTGATCAGGGAACAGCCCGGGCTTGGAAAGGAGAACAAGCAGGCCTCAGCTTCTTTTGAGACCAATGAACAAGGATACCCTGCAGGGTATGAAGGAATGGGGTTGTCGGTGAGGTCCGCCATCATGCTGGGAAGGCTGGAACGCTTTGTGCACCAACTGTCGAAGCCACAGATGAAAGCGGCAGGCATGAGTGAGGATGAATTCATTGTACTGGCTACCCTTTTGTACCTCCCTAAGGCTACCAAGACCCAACTCCTGAAACAATGCCTGATCGAGATCCCTACCGGGAGTGAGCTCCTGAAGCGGATGAAAAGGGATGGCCTCGTCCTGGAGAAGAAGAATCCCGATGATGCCCGTTCTTCTTACATTACCATTAGTGCCAAGGGCCGGCAGCAGCTGGTGAAAGCCTTCCAGCATTTATCGGAAGTGGAAGATGCCCTGGCAGCGCTTCAACCCTCAGAACAGCAAACCCTTTTCCGGCTGCTGGATAAATTGGACCAATACCATAGCCGTCGCCACCAGATCCTTCAGGTCAGCGAACTGATGCAGGGTAAGGGTGAATGA